In the genome of Sardina pilchardus chromosome 14, fSarPil1.1, whole genome shotgun sequence, the window TAAGGGTCGAGGATGAATGCAAGCATCCAGTCTTGCATTGGGTTGTGTCAGCATGTATAGTGCTGGAGAATGCCTCGAGCAACAGCGTGAAGCATGAAATAGGTATGTCAAGCTGGTAGCGTGTTAACTAAACATGCTTGTTTTGCATTTAGAAGTTACGGCGCACGAGTGAGGAGAGCGCAGGACAGGCTAGCCGCTCCTCCAAAGACGGCGCCCAATCAGCGGAGTACGCCTCCGACCAGGAGACGGGCAGCTCAGCTGCGTCCTCCGAGGGCCAGCGCTCCGAcctggaagaggaggtggaggaggaagaggaggtgatggaagaagaggaggaggaagatggagagaaaggtggcgaggaagaagaagaggaggaggaagaagaagttgacgaggagggcgaggaggaAGAGTACGAGATCGAGGAGGATGGCGACCAACGGGAGGAAGCGGAGCAAAACGACTATGACACACGTAGCGAGGCCAGCGACTCCCGGTCCGAGTCGGTCTCCTTCTCAGATGGCGAGTCTGTGCGCTCCGGATCGGGCTCTGAAGCCTCAGGTAAAAGAGTCCACAatgggaaaaacaaaaacaaaacaaaaacaagcggAGTTAGTGGTACAAGACGGAGGGAAATGCTTAAGCGTCCGATACAATTTGACACATTGTATAACCATTGACATTTGTAAACACGGTTTGATGGTCTATAGCAAGTTAATactttttcttaaaaaatgTGTTCTTGCGAATCTTGCCATAAGTATGCTTATAGCCTGTCAAGTACAGCAGTATGATCATCATCAGTGTTAAGCAGGTCGTTGAAGGTTTATTCATGGCCTAAATCATAACTGGTTGAGTTCAAGGCAACAGAGGTAAAGGCAGTTGTAGATCTCTCAGGTGTAGTGGAAGTGTGTACTCAAGCAGTCTTTTGTACACAATTTAAGATCTTAATCTAATGTAAGGGAcgtgttttcccattcactgcTCAGATGAGGAAAGAAAGCAGAAGAAGCACGCTAGAGGGATATCTCCAATCGTTTTTGATAGAAGTGGAAGCTCAGCTTCAGACTCTTATACAGGTATTAAAAAtactccccccgccccccctctaCAGTCTGAATCTGTACGCCATTTTTATCTGAGATTAGGTGATGGTCATTGATTTAATCAATTTGACACTATCAACTGCTATTAGATGCCGTAAACTAACCTGCTTTTGCCTTCTCTGATGTTTCTGTGgaggaaaataaataatttccaCCAGTGGATAATTTTGGCCTCAATAAGGCCTTCAACTTATTCAGTGTCCACTGTAAACAGATGCACAGCTACAGTGAAGCTGTGACCTTATGAACGTACTCAGCGGCCCATGATGTGCTGCGGTCGCTGAGGGAATGATAAATCAGAAACTCGTGGGTTTTGTCAAGGTCATAAGCGCGCATCAGTGGCAAAGCAGGTCAGGTCACTTTGCTGATTCCCCCCGCCCAGGCAGCATGTGAGCCCTGCGGTTGGCAGCCACACAGAGACCACCTCCAGAGGGCACCTGACTGCTGAACTGGACCTGAGCCACATCCGGGTCAGATCTGGCCCAGTGTCAGCTGCTGTCTGGCGTCTCTGTGCTGCTGATCAGCATTTCAGACTCCCACTGACACTGTGGACCAGAGGGCAGGGGTAACCTCTCAGTGGCTCAACCACAAACAGAGGAAAGGAGACATTGCCATACTCTTGGGTCAAACACCATAGAATTCCGGTCTAGTCACCTTCTCAGTCAGTGATGTTCTGGAATTCTGATCGACTCTCATGCTAATTTTGAGTTGCCACATTGAGTGATTTATGAaccctttttattttttactttctaGCCAGTTCTTTTATAATATTTGGCCAATTAAGTTTTACTTCTCTATGTTTGATCTGTAGGttcagagaagaagagagaaaaacttCCATCTTCTGTCCGGGCTGTTCGGAAAGGTAATCTAGCTGCAAGCTGGCCATTTATAAAAAGTGGAGATGTGTGCAAGATgcaactgtttttgttttcctgaaAATATATCTGTGCACCTTTTCATGACTTTACCCCTTTCTTTTGTATATTTTTAGATCAGACCAGCAAGCTTAAATACGTTATTCGAGAAGCCAGATTCTTCCTCATCAAGAGCAACAACCATGAGAATGTTTCTCTGGCCAAAGCAAAGGTTTGTCATCTTTTGTCCAGTTATACATTGAGGGTTATTAAACTGTAGTGATTGATTGTTGTGATTGATCATTTTTTGTGATTGTTGTGCTTGATCAGTTTTTGTGATtgattgttttgtattttgaatgCTAGGGGGTGTGGTCCACGCTACCTGTCAACGAGAAAAAGCTGAATGCTGCCTTCCGATCCGCTAGGAGTGTCATCCTTGTCTTCTCCGTTCGGGAGAGTGGGAAATTTCAAGGTGCAGAATTCTTCCCACCTCACAAACTTGCAACCACAGCACAACCACAGCGTGGGCGGGTTTCAGCTAACACCTTTCTGTATGTGTCTTGAATGCAGGTTTCGCCCGTCTCTGCTCTGAGTCACATCACGGAGGTTCCCCCATTCACTGGGTGCTGCCAGCGGGCATGAACGCCAAGATGCTCGGCGGAGTCTTCAAGATCGACTGGATCTGCAGGTGAAGTGCTTATAGCAAAGCATTTTCTCTGAAGCTGtggtattgttgttgttattattggtATGTTATATACTGATCTGCGGGCTTTGTTGCAGGCGTGAGCTGCCATTCACCAAAACTGCCCACCTATCCAACCCATGGAACGAGCACAAGCCTGTTAAGATCGGACGCGATGGACAGGTGTGTGCATATCACTATTCTGTGTATTATATAAGTCCAAGGTCAAAGAGCCCAGGAGTGGAGTTTAATCAGTTTAAGCAAATTTTAAAACCATTGAAACGGACAGTGTAGGATCAGCTGAATTGATTGGATGATGTCATTAAGGTAATGAAAGATATGGAGCCCTGTCCAAGAGCTTGAGAGTTGAAGGATATGAACCACAGGAGTGTCTGCAACAGGCTCATATATGTGGTTGAGCAGAGGCTTAGTTGACACTGGGTCACCAGCCGACTTTCTTCCTCCATTCCTCATTCACCAGTGGACAAGGCCCTATCTAGGTGGAAAGAGGTGCAAGAGGTTATGCGTTGGTTGCCTCTTCCCCAGGCCTGAGTGTAAGCCCTTATTGGGTCAGTTAGAAGCACCCAATGTTCTTGCAATCGTCACAGTTTAGATAGATGTTTTGATGCAAAAAGCTAGGATTTTTGGAACACAGTAAGGTATTAGAGTATTAGGTATTTCAGTGGTCTTGCGAATGCCTTTGGATCTGTGCTTCACAGTCTGCTGGGGAAGGCATTCGGTTAATTTCAGGTCCCTAAGAAGATGTCACCAATAGTGTGGGCATATTTTGACAACATTCAGTTTTGTTCAACAAGAGGTCTTGGAGCTTAGTGAATTCATTGTTAAATTTGCAACGCTTATTCACAGAAATCTCTGGAACTGTCCCTGTTTCTTTGACATGTACACTGGCAGTGGTTTGACCTTTTCAttcctttttctccctctataGGAGATTGAGGCAGACTGTGGGACCCAGCTGTGCATGCTGTTTCCCCCAGACGAGAGCATTGACTTGTATCAAGTTATTCGCAAATTGCGCCACAAGAGGAGGATGCACTCAGAGTCCCGCTCCCGGGGCCGACCGGCCCACCGCGAGCCTGCGCCGCGCGACCTGGGAAGGTTAGAAATGTTCTTTGGACCACTAGTGCTCTTGCGCGTCgccgtgacgtgacgtgacgtgccGGCGGGCAGGAGCCGCTTGAGCTTCTCGCGTTCTTCATCTTCACTCTCCTCATCCTCACGCCGTCGGCGAAGaggcgaaaaaaaaaagcccccctTCTatgtttctatctctctctctcccaccccccgtGTGCCTGACATCCTCAGAGGGGAGGGGCGAGCCACATGGACCCACGGTCCCCCCTCGCCCTCGGGAGATGGTCATGGCGGAGGAGTGCGGCTTTGAGCTTTAAGTACTCTCAGCTGCCAGTGGTGGTGATTCTGTGTGATGCTGCTGAAAAAGAGTTTTTTGTTGCAGATACCTGAATTGTGTTgtgtagatacagtacatgacattGATAGCCATACAGTAATGCAGTAATTGTCAAACCTGTAAAACAAAAGCCAAGTCAGGACGAAACTTTAAAGTTGTTAAGTGTCTAGCATAAGCTGAGTAATTCACCTTTATCGATAAGTACTCTTTTTATTTTGCCTTAAATTTGTTCCCAAAGCACTTTTTCTTTCAGGAATGTCCATGGGGGATAAACCTAAGCATAGATGGGACTTTTTAAAGGAGCCATACTATTATAAGCAGAAGATGGCCTATTCCATTGAGGGGCAGAAAGCTTGATGTGTTATAAATGGAGAAAATGCTTGCAAGAGGAGCATTTTGGCTGGACTTTTCTTAACCGAAAAAAAGAGGTTTTTGGTCAAGTACCATTAGATGCATTTGCAACGTAACACATTCACAGTATAGCAACAGATAAAAGATAAAGACAGCAtgagaggcaggaggagagagcgtTCCTCTGCAATGCTGGAGAGCGCTAGGCCAGTTTGGAGAAGGGAGCCGGTAGAGGGAGCCATGCAACGCTAGCTGTGTCCTTTGTACCACTTCCTGTTGTCTTCtgtgccacttcctgtcatgCGGTGCCTATGGACTCAGCTGATGTCAGGGACTGGTCCCTGTAGAGCACCTCAATGTATGAACTCTATACATCACGGTGgtcagaggaaaaaagagagatgggttttttttctgaaagttTCCCGGAGCAGCTGTGGGtgtgatagaaaaaaaagagtccATCTGACGGAGATCTcttgaactgaaaaaaaaaaaatctgttggtCTTTTCAAACACCTTCTCTGTCCCACattcaagaaaaaaagagaggggtaAGGATTTGGGTTGGTTGGCAGTTCATGTGCCCTTGTGgtcaccacccccctccacacacaaaatGGCCCCCCTTTCAAAAAAATGGACCGAGGATATCATGTCGAGATCCCTTTCCCACTTATCCTGCACCCTTTCATTTAAgtgtaccccccctcccccttcctgaCCCAGCCTCATCCACCCTGGTAGGTAGCCAAAGGAGTGTGTTCCTGTTCTCCTGGTAAAGGACTGTTGAAGTCAGGTAGACCTGGTCACGTACAAGCCATTTTCTTCTGTGTCTCGGCTTGATGCCCCTCAAGGACTGCAAAAGCCATGAGCACATGGGGGAGGCTTTGGTGGGCAGATTACCTGTTTGTTTATTCCCGTGGAGCTCGTCATGTCTGGTTGATTGCCAAAACAAAAATGGACTGCACCATTTCCCCTTCTTCTGCCTTACCAGGCCATccttgtaaatgtgtttgtggcTGTAGACCACTTAAGAATAAGATGGACTGTattatgaacattttctatcaTAAATATTTGCCAACGTTTACGGTCACAAAAAAAATCTACAAGAAAGCGGTATGTTAAAATTTTAACCAGCTTTTCTCATTTTATGTAgatattgtttttgttctctAAGCTTTTTGGTTGGCTCTGTCCTGTTTGTCCTATGGGCTAATAACCACTGCATAGATCTGAGATTTCCCCCAGGTATTTAGGCCCAAGTGCCATGAAGTAAGGGTATGTGAGTGTTCTTAGTCTAGAAATAGACGAGGATCAGTT includes:
- the ythdc1 gene encoding YTH domain-containing protein 1 isoform X1, with the protein product MAVDRRDEKDGELNVLEDILTEAPDQDDELYNPESEHDISDKKGSKRKNTRGDGQESKRLRSSGHSTRQLMKRGGPPSGANGKKLTNPRGRHVPEEFYDDRKNHGARGSTSRGDPLKGHSDKPLTRSRDAQRRIKPLMPELSEKLRRTSEESAGQASRSSKDGAQSAEYASDQETGSSAASSEGQRSDLEEEVEEEEEVMEEEEEEDGEKGGEEEEEEEEEEVDEEGEEEEYEIEEDGDQREEAEQNDYDTRSEASDSRSESVSFSDGESVRSGSGSEASGSEKKREKLPSSVRAVRKDQTSKLKYVIREARFFLIKSNNHENVSLAKAKGVWSTLPVNEKKLNAAFRSARSVILVFSVRESGKFQGFARLCSESHHGGSPIHWVLPAGMNAKMLGGVFKIDWICRRELPFTKTAHLSNPWNEHKPVKIGRDGQEIEADCGTQLCMLFPPDESIDLYQVIRKLRHKRRMHSESRSRGRPAHREPAPRDLGRRRPEEYDMHNRKRPRIDYPPEFPQRPGFMQDPRNPPVDRRFSGVRRDVLINGSYNDYMREFHHSIGPPPPWQGMAPYPGMEQPPHHPYYQHHAPPPQAHPPYSGHHPLPHDARFREKRVVRSSFSSLHDYDMRVDDFLRRTQAVVSSRRSRPRERDRQRERERPRDARRDRERERGRERDRERERMRDREREKERGRYRR
- the ythdc1 gene encoding YTH domain-containing protein 1 isoform X2, whose amino-acid sequence is MAVDRRDEKDGELNVLEDILTEAPDQDDELYNPESEHDISDKKGSKRKNTRGDGQESKRLRSSGHSTRQLMKRGGPPSGANGKKLTNPRGRHVPEEFYDDRKNHGARGSTSRGDPLKGHSDKPLTRSRDAQRRIKPLMPELSELRRTSEESAGQASRSSKDGAQSAEYASDQETGSSAASSEGQRSDLEEEVEEEEEVMEEEEEEDGEKGGEEEEEEEEEEVDEEGEEEEYEIEEDGDQREEAEQNDYDTRSEASDSRSESVSFSDGESVRSGSGSEASGSEKKREKLPSSVRAVRKDQTSKLKYVIREARFFLIKSNNHENVSLAKAKGVWSTLPVNEKKLNAAFRSARSVILVFSVRESGKFQGFARLCSESHHGGSPIHWVLPAGMNAKMLGGVFKIDWICRRELPFTKTAHLSNPWNEHKPVKIGRDGQEIEADCGTQLCMLFPPDESIDLYQVIRKLRHKRRMHSESRSRGRPAHREPAPRDLGRRRPEEYDMHNRKRPRIDYPPEFPQRPGFMQDPRNPPVDRRFSGVRRDVLINGSYNDYMREFHHSIGPPPPWQGMAPYPGMEQPPHHPYYQHHAPPPQAHPPYSGHHPLPHDARFREKRVVRSSFSSLHDYDMRVDDFLRRTQAVVSSRRSRPRERDRQRERERPRDARRDRERERGRERDRERERMRDREREKERGRYRR